In a genomic window of Xylophilus rhododendri:
- a CDS encoding NAD(P)-dependent oxidoreductase — translation MTGLPVVLCTLPMHPAGDALLAGKARILVAPDTGADTLRRLVGDADYLLVRNHLPADLLDRPHRLRGIVRNGTGLDMIPVEAATAQSIPVANVPGANAQAVAEYCAGAMLELARRFGAMDRKLRDQGWAQARALSASTFEISGRTLGIVGLGNVGQRLARIAHAGFGMRVLGYQPGDAPMPDFVELVPLEALLGASDFVSLHCPLTEETRHLIDARSLALMKPSAFLLNAARGEVVDEAALADALAARRLAGAAVDVFTEQPLRRDHPFLPLNNILLTPHAAALTEESSRAMSTGAARQILQLMAGQRPDHLVNPQVWQARGEVAA, via the coding sequence ATGACCGGACTCCCCGTCGTTCTCTGCACCCTGCCGATGCACCCGGCCGGCGACGCCCTGCTGGCCGGCAAGGCCCGCATCCTGGTCGCGCCCGATACCGGTGCCGACACCTTGCGCCGCCTGGTCGGCGATGCCGACTACCTGCTGGTGCGCAACCACCTGCCCGCCGACCTGCTGGACCGGCCGCACCGGCTGCGCGGCATCGTGCGCAACGGCACCGGGCTGGACATGATCCCGGTCGAAGCCGCGACCGCGCAGTCCATCCCCGTGGCCAACGTGCCCGGCGCCAATGCGCAGGCGGTGGCCGAGTACTGCGCCGGCGCCATGCTGGAACTGGCCCGCCGCTTCGGCGCCATGGACCGGAAGCTGCGCGACCAAGGCTGGGCCCAGGCGCGTGCGCTGTCGGCCAGCACCTTCGAAATCTCCGGCCGCACGCTGGGCATCGTCGGCCTGGGCAATGTCGGCCAGCGCCTGGCGCGCATCGCCCATGCGGGTTTCGGCATGCGGGTGCTGGGCTACCAGCCCGGCGATGCGCCGATGCCGGACTTCGTGGAGCTGGTGCCGCTGGAAGCCCTGCTTGGTGCCAGCGATTTCGTCTCCCTGCACTGCCCGCTGACCGAGGAGACCCGCCACCTGATCGACGCCCGCAGCCTCGCCCTGATGAAACCCAGCGCCTTCCTGCTGAACGCCGCCCGCGGCGAGGTGGTGGACGAAGCCGCCCTGGCCGATGCGCTGGCCGCCCGCCGACTGGCCGGCGCGGCGGTGGATGTGTTCACCGAGCAGCCGCTGCGGCGCGACCACCCCTTCCTGCCGCTGAACAACATCCTGCTCACCCCGCACGCCGCCGCGCTCACCGAGGAAAGCTCCCGCGCCATGAGCACAGGCGCGGCCCGGCAGATCCTGCAGCTGATGGCGGGCCAGCGGCCGGACCACCTGGTCAATCCCCAGGTCTGGCAGGCACGAGGCGAGGTGGCGGCATGA
- a CDS encoding NIPSNAP family protein, translating to MIVEQRIYTCHCGKAPVYVSMYQQEGLAIQRPILGHLLGYFTSDIGTLNQVIHLWAYESLADRAERRGRLLADPAWRTYAAKVQPLVLEQHNMILTPAAFSPWASGPAY from the coding sequence TTGATCGTCGAGCAACGCATCTACACCTGCCACTGCGGCAAGGCGCCCGTCTACGTGTCCATGTACCAGCAGGAGGGCCTGGCGATCCAGCGGCCGATCCTGGGCCACCTGCTGGGCTATTTCACCTCCGACATCGGCACCTTGAACCAGGTGATCCACCTCTGGGCCTACGAGAGCCTGGCCGACCGCGCCGAGCGCCGCGGCCGCCTGCTCGCCGACCCCGCCTGGCGCACCTACGCCGCGAAGGTCCAGCCCCTGGTGCTGGAGCAGCACAACATGATCCTGACGCCCGCGGCCTTCTCGCCCTGGGCTTCGGGGCCCGCTTACTGA
- a CDS encoding UTRA domain-containing protein, whose translation MPGAHAGLGHRPWSAHLGEGEQLCIERIFSIGNEFDVYTLAWLPAGAFPRLEAMSLKDLSGVNLKDLLAREYHRPATRFAEKLGIGALPPAACKALKLTAKTGGATLEIAASDRRGEAVYFQALYIPPNQRKLLLGSY comes from the coding sequence ATGCCAGGGGCGCACGCTGGTCTCGGGCACCGGCCCTGGAGCGCCCACCTGGGCGAGGGCGAGCAGCTGTGCATAGAGCGCATCTTCTCGATCGGCAACGAGTTCGATGTCTACACCCTGGCCTGGCTGCCGGCGGGCGCCTTTCCCCGGCTGGAGGCTATGTCGCTGAAGGACCTGAGCGGCGTCAACCTCAAGGACCTGCTGGCGCGCGAATACCACCGGCCGGCCACCCGCTTCGCCGAGAAGCTGGGCATAGGCGCCTTGCCGCCGGCCGCCTGCAAGGCGCTGAAGCTCACAGCGAAGACGGGTGGGGCGACGCTGGAGATCGCTGCGTCGGACCGGCGCGGGGAGGCGGTCTATTTCCAGGCGCTGTACATACCGCCGAATCAGCGCAAGCTTTTATTGGGCAGCTATTGA
- a CDS encoding alpha/beta hydrolase domain-containing protein, producing MHPKSIALAAIGLAVLVAGCGGDGNSTVVGGATTPPVVVAATPQLRMTISATADYPGSFGSVGAYEQLTGTISGELDPKDSHNAVIQDLELAPVNSRGMVEYSADFVMLKPKDMSKANGVLRYDAPNRGNILTAPNLTANPSDSEYLERGYVWLFSAWQGDVPKSSAQRLTATVPVAKNPDGSSITGPYATELLASVASPALTLPGSVFNGTMIPYAPASLDNTQPGYLLTRRVNETDPKIAISPADWKFATCDAAANPFPGTANGASVCLRGGFQPNILYELQYVAKDPKVMGVGLAALRETISFFRGNTADAAGTANPLAGRITATIGQGTSQSGNAMKTFLHLGFNQRLDGGKVFDGIYAHVAARQTNINTRFAVPGGGGGLRTDHRAFGQTAPRGLAADYVDSVSGRTGGVMRRCSATATCPKFFLGMSGTEFWQLQGSPVLTDANGFADLSQPDNARIYYYASTQHGGGTGGLATGISFAPSSAVYPIGSMTDFADTFRALFFDLEDWVVRNTAPPASQVPKVADGTLVRPSALVYPTITGVSWPATGGTAIPAFNYLARYNGFPLLDYGPNYRPQDESGIPSIVPPAYLARDYAILVPQVDPSTGLTRAGIRNVDVQAPLGTSLEYNYVATPGIIDLVNLSGSYLPFHKTEAARIAAGDTRPSIESLYGTQAGYVTAVTTAANSLVGQRFLLQRDADRRIARAQANPVLP from the coding sequence ATGCATCCGAAATCCATCGCCCTCGCGGCGATCGGCCTGGCCGTACTCGTCGCCGGCTGCGGCGGCGACGGCAACAGCACCGTCGTCGGCGGCGCCACCACGCCGCCCGTCGTGGTCGCCGCCACGCCCCAGCTGCGCATGACCATCAGCGCCACGGCGGACTATCCCGGCAGCTTCGGCAGCGTGGGCGCCTACGAGCAGCTCACCGGCACCATCAGCGGCGAACTCGACCCCAAGGACAGCCACAACGCCGTGATCCAGGACCTGGAACTGGCCCCCGTCAACAGCCGCGGCATGGTGGAGTACAGCGCCGACTTCGTCATGCTCAAGCCCAAGGACATGAGCAAGGCCAACGGCGTGCTGCGCTACGACGCGCCCAACCGCGGCAACATCCTCACCGCGCCCAACCTCACCGCCAACCCCAGCGATTCCGAGTACCTCGAGCGCGGCTATGTCTGGCTGTTCTCGGCCTGGCAGGGCGACGTGCCCAAGAGCTCGGCCCAGCGCCTGACCGCCACCGTGCCGGTGGCGAAGAACCCCGACGGCAGCTCCATCACCGGCCCCTACGCGACCGAACTGCTGGCCTCGGTCGCCTCGCCCGCGCTGACCCTGCCCGGCAGCGTGTTCAACGGCACCATGATCCCCTACGCCCCGGCCAGCCTCGACAACACCCAGCCCGGCTACCTGCTGACCCGCCGCGTCAACGAGACCGATCCCAAGATCGCCATCTCCCCGGCCGACTGGAAGTTCGCCACCTGCGACGCCGCCGCCAACCCCTTCCCCGGCACGGCCAACGGCGCCAGCGTCTGCCTGCGCGGCGGCTTCCAGCCCAACATCCTCTACGAGCTGCAATACGTCGCCAAGGACCCGAAGGTGATGGGCGTGGGCCTGGCCGCGCTGCGCGAGACGATCAGCTTCTTCCGCGGCAACACGGCCGACGCCGCCGGCACCGCCAACCCGCTGGCCGGCCGCATCACCGCCACCATCGGCCAGGGCACCTCGCAGTCCGGCAATGCGATGAAGACCTTCCTGCACCTGGGCTTCAACCAGCGGCTCGACGGCGGCAAGGTCTTCGACGGCATCTATGCCCACGTGGCCGCGCGCCAGACCAACATCAACACCCGCTTCGCCGTGCCCGGCGGCGGCGGCGGCCTGCGCACCGACCACCGCGCCTTCGGCCAGACCGCGCCGCGCGGCCTTGCAGCCGACTATGTGGATTCGGTCTCCGGCCGCACCGGCGGCGTGATGCGCCGCTGCAGCGCCACCGCCACCTGCCCCAAGTTCTTCCTGGGCATGTCGGGCACCGAGTTCTGGCAGCTGCAGGGCTCGCCGGTGCTGACCGATGCAAACGGCTTCGCCGACCTCAGCCAGCCGGACAACGCCCGCATCTACTACTACGCCAGCACCCAGCACGGCGGCGGCACCGGCGGCCTGGCCACCGGCATCAGCTTCGCGCCCAGCTCGGCCGTCTACCCGATCGGCTCGATGACCGACTTCGCCGACACCTTCCGCGCCCTCTTCTTCGACCTGGAGGACTGGGTGGTGCGCAACACCGCGCCGCCCGCCAGCCAGGTGCCCAAGGTGGCCGACGGCACCCTGGTGCGGCCGAGCGCGCTGGTCTATCCCACCATCACCGGCGTGAGCTGGCCGGCGACCGGCGGCACCGCCATCCCGGCCTTCAACTACCTGGCGCGCTACAACGGCTTCCCGCTGCTGGACTACGGCCCCAACTACCGGCCGCAGGACGAGTCCGGCATCCCCAGCATCGTGCCGCCGGCCTACCTGGCCCGCGACTACGCCATCCTGGTACCGCAGGTCGATCCCTCCACCGGCCTGACCCGTGCCGGCATCCGCAACGTGGACGTGCAGGCGCCGCTCGGCACCAGCCTGGAATACAACTACGTGGCCACGCCCGGAATCATCGACCTGGTCAACCTGAGCGGCAGCTACCTGCCCTTCCACAAGACCGAGGCAGCGCGCATCGCGGCGGGCGACACCCGGCCCTCGATCGAATCGCTGTACGGCACGCAGGCCGGTTATGTGACGGCGGTGACCACCGCGGCCAACAGCCTGGTCGGCCAGCGTTTCCTGCTGCAGCGGGATGCGGACCGGCGGATCGCGCGCGCGCAGGCCAATCCGGTGCTGCCCTGA
- a CDS encoding FAD-dependent oxidoreductase: protein MQDTVLIVGAGPSGLVLALWLTRQGVKVRIVDKSDGPGTSSRAMAVQARTLELYRQLELADDVVAAGHPAPAVNFWIGGRQRARLPMDTVGKQLTPYPFLLLYPQDRHEQRLVKRLKALGVVVERQTECLGFEEHATGIVARLCRPDGREEDCEAAYIAGCDGARSIVRHQIGAGFPGGSYSKFFYVADVQASGEAARGEAHVALDHADFVAWLPYDEHGSGRLIGVAEGHETQDAEHPDSLTFDDVGHEAIASIGLRVEQVRWFSTYHVHHRVTDHYRRGRAFLVGDAAHIHSPAGGQGMNTGIGDAINLAWKLAAVLQRAAPDSLLDSYQAERRAFALKLVETTDRVFGFVTADGSFADFMRTRIAPLVAPLAYGIEAVREYAFRLVSQTMLSYHEGPLAEGRAGEVRGGDRLPWVAGADNYGPLSNIGWQVHVYGQPHQDLADWCHWRNIPLHRFDFGPAQQAAGLEQDAAYLIRPDTYVGCADTDASVDALEAYLLRHLGPAT, encoded by the coding sequence ATGCAAGACACCGTCCTCATCGTAGGCGCCGGCCCCAGCGGCCTGGTGCTGGCCCTGTGGCTCACCCGCCAGGGCGTCAAGGTGCGTATCGTCGACAAGAGCGACGGCCCCGGCACCAGCTCGCGCGCCATGGCCGTGCAGGCGCGCACGCTGGAGCTCTACCGGCAGCTCGAACTGGCCGACGACGTGGTGGCCGCCGGCCATCCGGCGCCGGCGGTCAACTTCTGGATCGGCGGCCGGCAGCGTGCCCGCCTGCCCATGGATACGGTCGGCAAGCAGCTCACGCCCTACCCCTTCCTGCTGCTCTATCCGCAGGACCGGCATGAACAAAGGCTGGTCAAGCGCCTGAAGGCCCTGGGCGTGGTGGTCGAGCGGCAGACCGAATGCCTGGGCTTCGAGGAGCACGCGACCGGCATCGTCGCCCGCCTGTGCCGCCCCGACGGCCGCGAGGAAGACTGCGAAGCCGCCTACATCGCCGGCTGCGACGGCGCCCGCTCCATCGTGCGCCACCAGATCGGCGCAGGCTTTCCCGGCGGCAGCTACAGCAAGTTCTTCTACGTGGCCGACGTGCAGGCCAGCGGCGAAGCGGCCCGCGGCGAAGCCCATGTGGCGCTGGACCATGCCGACTTCGTCGCCTGGCTGCCCTACGACGAACACGGCAGCGGTCGGCTGATCGGCGTAGCAGAGGGCCATGAAACGCAGGACGCCGAGCACCCCGACTCGCTCACCTTCGACGACGTCGGCCATGAGGCCATCGCCAGCATCGGCCTGCGGGTCGAGCAGGTACGCTGGTTCTCCACCTACCACGTGCACCACCGCGTCACCGACCACTACCGCCGCGGCCGCGCCTTCCTGGTCGGCGACGCCGCCCACATCCACAGCCCGGCCGGCGGCCAGGGCATGAACACCGGCATCGGCGATGCGATCAACCTCGCCTGGAAACTCGCCGCCGTGCTCCAGCGGGCCGCGCCCGACAGCCTGCTCGACAGCTACCAGGCCGAACGCCGCGCCTTCGCCCTGAAACTCGTCGAGACCACCGACCGGGTCTTCGGCTTCGTCACCGCCGACGGCAGCTTCGCCGACTTCATGCGCACCCGCATCGCGCCCCTGGTCGCGCCGCTGGCCTACGGCATCGAGGCAGTGCGGGAATACGCCTTCCGGCTGGTCTCCCAGACCATGCTCAGCTACCACGAGGGCCCGCTGGCAGAAGGCCGGGCCGGCGAGGTGCGCGGCGGCGACCGCCTGCCCTGGGTGGCCGGGGCCGACAACTACGGACCGCTGTCCAACATCGGCTGGCAGGTCCACGTCTACGGCCAGCCCCATCAAGACCTGGCCGACTGGTGCCACTGGCGGAACATCCCCCTGCACCGCTTCGATTTCGGCCCGGCGCAGCAGGCCGCCGGCCTGGAGCAGGACGCGGCCTATCTCATCCGGCCGGACACCTATGTGGGCTGCGCCGACACCGATGCCAGCGTGGATGCGCTGGAGGCCTACCTGCTGCGGCACCTCGGGCCCGCCACATAG
- a CDS encoding helix-turn-helix transcriptional regulator yields MADSPSLASYLKDRRSRLDPAALGFTGLRRRTPGLRREEVAQRANISATWYTWLEQGRGGAPSAEVLDRIARALLLTEVEREHVFLLGLGRPPEVRLRDSETFTPRLQGVLDAMPHSPALVRNVTWDVIAWNAAAAAVLTDYGNLPPPQRNVLRLMFLSPHSRAAQFDWESIARYVVGVFRAEATRVGAAATVQPLVDELCRASPDFAAMWSEHDVRHVGEGVKRLRHAVLGEIALEFSSFAVDGRPDLSMLVYNPTTAADTQRIMALIATRREQACKTPSSS; encoded by the coding sequence TTGGCCGACAGCCCTTCCCTCGCCTCGTATCTCAAGGACCGGCGCAGCCGGCTCGACCCGGCCGCCCTCGGCTTCACCGGCCTGCGCCGCCGCACACCCGGCCTGCGCCGGGAGGAGGTGGCGCAGCGCGCCAACATCAGCGCCACCTGGTACACCTGGCTGGAACAGGGCCGTGGCGGGGCGCCCTCCGCCGAGGTGCTGGACCGCATCGCCCGCGCACTGCTGCTCACCGAAGTCGAACGCGAACATGTCTTCCTGCTCGGCCTGGGCCGGCCGCCGGAAGTGCGCCTGCGCGACAGCGAAACCTTCACGCCCCGGCTGCAGGGCGTGCTGGACGCGATGCCGCACAGTCCCGCGCTGGTCCGCAACGTGACCTGGGACGTCATTGCCTGGAACGCGGCCGCCGCCGCCGTGCTGACCGACTACGGCAACCTGCCGCCGCCGCAGCGCAACGTGCTGCGGCTGATGTTTCTGAGCCCGCATTCGCGCGCCGCGCAGTTCGACTGGGAAAGCATCGCGCGTTATGTCGTCGGCGTGTTCCGCGCCGAGGCCACCCGCGTCGGCGCGGCGGCCACGGTGCAGCCCCTGGTCGACGAACTCTGCCGCGCCAGCCCGGACTTCGCCGCCATGTGGAGCGAGCACGACGTGCGCCACGTCGGAGAGGGCGTGAAGCGCCTGCGCCATGCGGTGCTGGGCGAGATCGCGCTGGAGTTCTCCAGCTTCGCGGTGGACGGCCGGCCCGATCTCTCGATGCTGGTCTACAACCCCACGACAGCTGCAGACACACAGCGCATCATGGCGCTGATCGCCACCCGAAGGGAGCAGGCATGCAAGACACCGTCCTCATCGTAG
- a CDS encoding SDR family oxidoreductase, which translates to MKVFVTGATGWVGSKVVQELLQAGHAVTGLARSPDKAVVLAQTGAEVLHGTLDDLALLASAADAADAVIHTAFNHDFSKFAANAEQDRRAIEAMGQALAGSGRLLLVTSGVALLAPGRVATEADLPPSDPGFPRRSEAMARSLAAGEGVKAPVRTSTIRLAPSVHGVGDHGFVPILIRLAREKGVSAYLGDGLNRWPGVHRLDAARLYRLALEQGAPDAAYHAVADEGVAFRDIAEVIGRRLGLPVQARAAEHFGWFAGFAGADMAASSAHTRQALGWAPTGPGLLADLDQAAYFAP; encoded by the coding sequence ATGAAGGTATTCGTGACGGGTGCGACCGGCTGGGTCGGTTCCAAGGTGGTTCAGGAGTTGCTGCAGGCCGGCCATGCGGTGACCGGACTGGCCCGCTCGCCGGACAAGGCGGTGGTGCTGGCGCAGACGGGCGCCGAGGTGCTGCACGGCACGCTGGACGACCTGGCGCTGCTGGCCAGCGCCGCGGACGCGGCCGACGCCGTGATCCACACCGCGTTCAACCATGATTTCTCGAAATTCGCCGCCAATGCCGAGCAGGACCGGCGCGCGATCGAGGCGATGGGCCAGGCGCTGGCGGGCTCCGGCCGGCTGCTGCTGGTGACCTCCGGCGTGGCCTTGCTGGCGCCGGGCCGTGTCGCGACCGAAGCCGATCTGCCGCCTTCGGATCCCGGCTTTCCCCGGCGGTCGGAGGCGATGGCGCGCTCCCTCGCCGCGGGCGAGGGCGTCAAGGCGCCGGTGCGGACATCGACGATCCGCCTGGCGCCTTCGGTGCACGGTGTGGGCGACCACGGCTTCGTGCCGATCCTGATCCGGCTGGCGCGCGAGAAGGGCGTCTCCGCCTATCTGGGCGACGGCCTCAACCGCTGGCCGGGCGTTCACCGGCTCGATGCCGCGCGGCTCTACCGGCTGGCGCTGGAGCAGGGCGCGCCCGATGCCGCCTATCACGCCGTTGCCGACGAGGGCGTCGCCTTCCGCGACATCGCCGAAGTCATAGGCCGGCGACTGGGCCTGCCGGTGCAAGCGCGCGCTGCGGAACACTTCGGCTGGTTCGCCGGCTTCGCGGGTGCCGACATGGCGGCGTCGAGTGCCCATACCCGGCAGGCGCTGGGTTGGGCGCCCACCGGGCCCGGGCTCTTGGCCGACCTCGACCAGGCGGCTTACTTCGCGCCTTAA
- a CDS encoding PEP-CTERM sorting domain-containing protein, producing MRFHPCVLFGGLLALCAATAAEASQTYSFSGETTASSPIFAIPKPGSPPTELFLPGDEPYSAFVFSVSTSGSYSFASTSTGYDNYTVLYAGSFVPSSPLTNVLIANDDLGSAEVSGFDYSLAAGTRYVWVNTAFLPMEFGPFSATITGPGQVQALSPVPEPDGLAMLLAGTGVVGLMARRLRGRRNVSG from the coding sequence ATGCGTTTTCATCCATGTGTCCTGTTCGGCGGCTTGCTGGCCCTGTGCGCCGCCACGGCGGCCGAGGCCAGCCAGACCTACAGCTTCAGCGGCGAGACGACCGCATCGAGCCCGATCTTCGCGATTCCCAAGCCGGGAAGCCCGCCGACCGAACTGTTCCTGCCCGGCGATGAACCCTATTCGGCATTCGTCTTCTCCGTCTCCACCAGCGGCAGCTACAGCTTCGCCTCCACCTCGACCGGCTATGACAACTACACGGTTCTGTACGCGGGCAGCTTCGTGCCATCGTCGCCGCTGACCAATGTGCTGATCGCCAACGACGATCTGGGCTCCGCCGAGGTTTCCGGCTTCGACTATTCCCTGGCGGCGGGCACCCGCTATGTGTGGGTCAACACCGCCTTCCTGCCCATGGAGTTCGGGCCCTTCAGTGCCACCATCACCGGGCCGGGACAGGTGCAGGCCCTCAGCCCGGTCCCCGAGCCGGATGGTCTCGCCATGCTGCTGGCAGGCACCGGCGTGGTCGGTCTGATGGCCCGCCGCTTGAGGGGCCGCCGGAATGTAAGCGGATGA
- a CDS encoding PEP-CTERM sorting domain-containing protein has translation MTRAGMALGCAAASMGASAATATFQIDVQGCSIFGSSGSCAGFKPSSFQATWTYDENAPAAAVSSSVNSQGNTVTGSSLKLSATLASPYGTAAQQMADMGVQASAVTSQGLVTSTRTTTPSGALVADPYGAYTARLEQQGDNASFANGVSTTQSYMSSLSAYLAPGTVVSAVSGATMQTFLETAPYWSFNSIALVSTYANGVSSYGEQDLYGIARVVSLSAVPEPATAGLLLAGLAGVAGAARRRKARAL, from the coding sequence ATGACGCGGGCAGGTATGGCCCTGGGATGCGCGGCGGCTTCGATGGGCGCTTCGGCGGCGACGGCCACCTTCCAGATCGATGTGCAGGGCTGTTCGATCTTCGGCAGTTCCGGCAGCTGTGCGGGCTTCAAGCCGTCGAGCTTCCAGGCGACCTGGACCTATGACGAAAACGCGCCCGCCGCGGCCGTCAGTTCCTCCGTCAACAGCCAGGGCAACACGGTGACGGGTTCCTCGCTCAAGCTGTCCGCGACCCTGGCCAGCCCCTATGGCACGGCCGCGCAGCAGATGGCCGACATGGGCGTGCAGGCGTCGGCTGTCACCAGCCAGGGTCTGGTCACCAGCACCCGCACCACCACGCCATCGGGCGCCTTGGTGGCCGATCCCTACGGCGCCTACACGGCGCGGCTGGAACAGCAGGGTGACAACGCGAGCTTCGCCAACGGCGTATCGACCACCCAGTCGTACATGAGCAGCCTCTCGGCCTATCTGGCCCCGGGTACGGTGGTGTCGGCGGTGAGCGGGGCGACCATGCAGACCTTTCTGGAAACCGCGCCTTACTGGAGCTTCAACTCCATCGCCTTGGTCAGCACCTACGCCAACGGCGTGTCGAGCTATGGCGAGCAGGATCTCTACGGCATCGCGCGGGTCGTGTCGCTGTCGGCCGTGCCGGAGCCGGCGACGGCTGGCCTGCTGCTGGCGGGCCTGGCTGGCGTTGCCGGCGCGGCGCGCCGCCGCAAGGCCCGGGCTCTCTAG
- a CDS encoding EAL domain-containing protein translates to MQAVMADTSSLLDELNTRFRPDCEPENLKRLNALMYAHRYVRGIGLLDEQGRLFCSVGAGRLDQPAPPSRSVIDGSIGRYQLNTPVRRFVGPIEDSIRGTAIERGRFQVLADSAPTQDAFREHSDAVWAGAGSQRRRIFTGTYGQWSEPVLSPDVAQLSFDWRHARLFVTDTVQGVSPVSVQSILGVHSLDVFRLRILAVATIFCALFGLVLSRAIARHCRAYETMDYRIRHLFAPDKVVCHYQPILELATGRMIGCEVLARLRDGDKLIYPDKFIPALNRRKLTWAFDAAVSRAALLELAAALPPQTRFAVALNFFPQNLRRDTIHAHLQDVMARVGRTDLQIELEVTEYDFSPELAPELRRLKADGYGISIDDFGTGYSNLGMVKKVSPDFLKIDRSFVLEMGDETIRSSLIPEIIAIATAVGSEVIAEGIETIDQLDQLRTLGVRYGQGYYFARPMAMADLQRFMAAHAVAAEAAIPAAAADTFVDSAV, encoded by the coding sequence ATGCAGGCCGTCATGGCCGACACCAGCAGCCTGCTGGACGAACTCAACACGCGTTTTCGCCCGGACTGCGAGCCGGAAAACCTCAAGCGCCTGAATGCCTTGATGTACGCCCATCGTTATGTGCGCGGCATCGGCCTGCTCGACGAGCAGGGGCGCCTGTTCTGCAGCGTCGGGGCCGGCCGGCTGGACCAGCCGGCGCCGCCCAGCCGCAGCGTCATCGACGGCTCCATCGGCCGCTACCAGCTCAACACGCCGGTGCGGCGTTTCGTCGGGCCGATCGAAGATTCAATCCGCGGCACGGCCATCGAGCGCGGCCGTTTCCAGGTGCTGGCCGACAGCGCGCCGACCCAGGACGCCTTCCGGGAACATTCCGACGCGGTCTGGGCCGGCGCCGGCAGCCAGCGCCGGCGCATCTTCACCGGCACCTACGGCCAGTGGAGCGAGCCGGTGCTGTCGCCCGACGTGGCGCAGCTGAGCTTCGACTGGCGCCATGCCCGGCTGTTCGTCACCGACACCGTCCAGGGCGTCAGTCCGGTTTCGGTGCAGTCGATCCTGGGCGTGCATTCCCTGGACGTGTTCCGCCTGCGCATCCTCGCGGTGGCGACGATCTTCTGCGCCCTGTTCGGCCTGGTGCTGAGCCGGGCCATCGCCCGCCATTGCCGCGCCTACGAGACGATGGACTACCGCATCCGCCATCTCTTCGCGCCCGACAAGGTGGTCTGCCACTACCAGCCCATCCTGGAGCTGGCCACCGGCCGCATGATCGGCTGCGAAGTGCTGGCGCGGCTGCGCGACGGCGACAAGCTGATCTATCCCGACAAGTTCATCCCCGCCCTGAACCGCCGCAAGCTGACCTGGGCCTTCGACGCCGCCGTAAGCCGCGCCGCGCTGCTGGAACTGGCCGCCGCCCTGCCGCCGCAGACGCGTTTCGCCGTGGCGCTGAACTTCTTTCCGCAGAACCTGCGGCGCGACACCATCCACGCCCACCTGCAGGACGTGATGGCGCGTGTCGGCCGGACCGATCTGCAGATCGAACTCGAAGTCACCGAATACGATTTCTCCCCCGAGCTGGCGCCCGAGCTGCGCCGCCTCAAGGCCGACGGCTACGGCATCTCCATAGACGACTTCGGCACCGGCTATTCGAACCTGGGCATGGTCAAGAAGGTCAGTCCGGACTTCCTGAAGATCGACCGTTCCTTCGTGCTGGAGATGGGCGACGAGACCATCCGCTCCAGCCTGATCCCCGAGATCATCGCCATCGCCACCGCGGTCGGCAGCGAGGTGATCGCCGAGGGCATCGAGACGATCGACCAGCTCGACCAGCTGCGCACGCTGGGCGTGCGGTACGGCCAGGGCTACTACTTCGCCAGGCCGATGGCGATGGCCGACCTGCAGCGTTTCATGGCGGCCCATGCCGTGGCCGCCGAGGCCGCGATCCCTGCGGCGGCGGCCGATACCTTCGTCGATTCGGCCGTCTAG